A portion of the Deinococcus peraridilitoris DSM 19664 genome contains these proteins:
- a CDS encoding Ig-like domain-containing protein — protein sequence MLRDTSITANPSFPDKNNGVDPASLKGNSVRLYNTATGQEVPGTANTDGADSNITFSPDQSVLPEGLLAANTKYTFEVTNGVKDLKGNSFQNFKFTFTTGTESKTGPRVALFSQEVVLDDPRSSAVVGLLVSPDGTKLYGSTLDGQLYRWSIGTDGKLTNRVNINITTGGTSGSGLSNRPIIGMAFDPSNSGVLWVSNNDPLFNADRSPPKNFSGRISKITLNESDLNLSRLDDYVVGLPRSRRDHLTSSLAFKDGFLYVTQGSNSSTGALDPEWQREETLLSATVLKINPRYVGALNANGTAPIDVQTQASPDQPTKTGPFYAPANIYDASDPEAPVTIFADGVRNSFDLVWHSNKHLYMPTNGGAAGGSTPAGGGAPALNEVPNQNDYLFKTLTGGANEYFGHPVALRGHYILNGGNPTANVDPAEVVADKDGRQGYPVGVKPDPKWQKPAYDFGPNRSPNGAIEYTSTALNSALKGRLMVVEYSSGNDILVLRLDSSGNVISSGKIGDAAKPNLGAITFDDPIDIVQTPNGNLYVSELFPKVNGAPTARITLLKPASYLGN from the coding sequence GTGTTGCGCGATACCTCCATCACCGCCAACCCATCATTTCCAGACAAGAACAACGGTGTCGACCCAGCATCCCTTAAAGGCAACAGCGTGCGCCTGTACAATACGGCAACCGGTCAGGAAGTTCCTGGTACAGCCAACACAGATGGCGCAGACAGTAATATCACCTTTTCCCCTGACCAATCTGTCTTGCCAGAAGGATTGCTTGCGGCAAACACCAAATATACCTTTGAAGTAACCAATGGCGTCAAGGATCTCAAAGGCAATTCGTTTCAAAATTTCAAGTTTACCTTCACAACGGGTACGGAATCTAAAACTGGGCCCCGCGTCGCTCTTTTTTCGCAAGAGGTCGTTCTTGATGATCCGCGTTCATCTGCTGTGGTGGGTCTACTCGTCAGCCCCGACGGCACAAAACTTTACGGCTCCACGCTCGACGGCCAGCTTTACCGCTGGTCTATTGGCACAGACGGGAAATTGACCAACCGCGTGAACATCAATATCACCACCGGTGGGACCAGCGGAAGCGGTCTGTCAAATCGTCCCATCATCGGTATGGCCTTCGATCCAAGTAATTCAGGCGTGTTATGGGTCAGCAACAACGATCCCCTGTTCAATGCCGACAGGTCGCCGCCAAAAAACTTTTCGGGACGCATCTCAAAAATTACGCTTAACGAGAGCGACCTGAATCTCAGCCGACTGGATGATTACGTGGTGGGGCTGCCACGCTCGCGCCGCGATCACCTGACGTCCAGTTTGGCGTTCAAGGATGGCTTTCTCTACGTCACTCAGGGCAGCAACAGCTCGACCGGTGCGCTCGATCCGGAATGGCAACGTGAAGAAACGCTCCTAAGCGCCACCGTGCTCAAGATCAATCCAAGGTATGTGGGCGCGCTCAATGCCAACGGAACCGCACCGATTGACGTACAGACCCAGGCCTCGCCGGACCAGCCTACCAAGACAGGTCCTTTTTATGCGCCGGCAAACATCTATGACGCCAGTGATCCCGAGGCACCTGTTACGATTTTCGCCGATGGTGTACGCAACTCCTTCGACCTGGTGTGGCATAGCAACAAGCACCTTTACATGCCGACCAACGGGGGAGCGGCTGGCGGCAGCACCCCGGCCGGCGGTGGGGCCCCAGCCCTGAATGAGGTGCCCAACCAGAACGATTACCTGTTCAAGACCCTCACCGGTGGTGCCAACGAGTACTTCGGTCACCCGGTAGCCCTGAGAGGTCACTACATTCTGAACGGCGGCAATCCTACAGCGAACGTTGATCCAGCAGAGGTCGTGGCGGACAAGGACGGTCGACAAGGTTACCCGGTTGGTGTCAAGCCAGACCCGAAATGGCAAAAACCCGCCTACGACTTCGGACCGAACCGCTCGCCGAACGGCGCCATCGAATATACCAGCACCGCGCTCAACAGTGCGCTCAAAGGTCGCCTGATGGTGGTCGAGTATTCCAGTGGCAACGATATCTTGGTCCTCAGGCTCGACAGCAGTGGCAACGTCATATCGAGTGGCAAAATCGGTGACGCCGCCAAGCCGAACCTCGGCGCCATCACCTTCGACGACCCGATCGACATTGTGCAGACCCCAAACGGCAATTTGTATGTGAGCGAACTGTTCCCCAAAGTGAACGGGGCACCCACCGCACGAATTACCTTGCTGAAGCCCGCGAGCTACCTGGGCAACTGA
- a CDS encoding SCO family protein: MNGESISKAASPWPKRLTLALLALALVLAGIWLYQRQTAPGTTPAVYTPSTGDDGPPAATRFTAVDQEGRPYTFAAETGNVNVLFFGFTHCPDVCPLTLSYLAKARAELPEALQKRVNLVFLSVDPARDTPSRLKEYVEFFSPDIVGLHLNEPTLGEVAKAYDIQYSKGEVQAAGKYQILHNSSTFLIDKENRMRLMYAEVPSVQRLAQDMRDALDE, translated from the coding sequence ATGAACGGCGAATCCATCTCCAAGGCCGCCTCACCGTGGCCGAAAAGACTCACCCTGGCGCTGCTGGCCCTGGCGCTCGTGCTTGCGGGCATCTGGCTGTACCAGCGGCAGACTGCACCGGGCACCACTCCGGCCGTTTACACTCCCAGCACCGGCGATGATGGTCCCCCCGCTGCGACCCGCTTCACCGCGGTGGATCAGGAGGGCCGACCCTACACCTTTGCCGCCGAAACAGGCAACGTCAACGTACTGTTCTTTGGCTTTACACACTGCCCGGATGTCTGCCCCCTCACCCTCTCCTACCTGGCCAAGGCCCGCGCGGAACTGCCTGAAGCCCTGCAAAAGCGGGTGAACCTGGTCTTTCTGTCCGTCGACCCGGCCCGTGACACGCCCTCGCGCCTGAAAGAGTACGTGGAGTTCTTCAGTCCTGACATCGTCGGCCTGCACCTCAACGAGCCGACGCTGGGCGAGGTTGCCAAGGCGTATGACATTCAGTACAGCAAGGGCGAGGTGCAGGCCGCCGGCAAATACCAGATCCTGCATAACTCGTCGACCTTCCTGATCGACAAGGAAAACCGCATGCGGCTGATGTACGCCGAAGTGCCGTCGGTACAACGACTGGCGCAGGACATGCGCGACGCCCTCGACGAATAG
- a CDS encoding Gfo/Idh/MocA family protein gives MAAPVEIVMLGAGNRGHHAYGTWALAHPQQMRVVAVAERDPVKRARFAAAHGIAPEWQFADWRELLSRDRPAPAAIIALPDLQHEESALAALGAGYHLLLEKPIASTLAGTLRVVQAAREAGTLLMLGYVLRHTPFFRAVREVVRSGRLGEIVNVEWRENVHALHFAHSYVRGNWAREEIASPMLLAKASHDLDLLGWSTGLRVARLASFGNLKFFRPEYAPPGAPRYCLDGCPAAQACPFYAPKTYLTGHVGWPTSVISPDLGLEAREDALRTGPYGRCVFQAGNDVVDHQVISLEFEGGASGSLTVHGHSGVEGRTLRFDGTRATLRGSFTGARQELNVQDHDAASFYGESLPETISLKAPGGMAGGGHGGGDSGLMQAFVAAVRGGEIAPLDLEVDSHLLAFAAEKARRSRRIVELDEFKNQCVEV, from the coding sequence ATGGCAGCGCCCGTGGAGATCGTGATGCTCGGTGCGGGAAACCGCGGACACCACGCTTACGGCACGTGGGCGCTCGCGCATCCGCAGCAGATGCGGGTGGTGGCCGTCGCTGAAAGGGACCCTGTCAAGCGTGCCCGCTTTGCCGCCGCGCACGGCATCGCGCCCGAGTGGCAGTTCGCGGACTGGCGCGAGCTGCTTTCGCGTGACCGGCCCGCACCGGCCGCCATCATCGCCCTCCCCGACCTGCAGCACGAGGAAAGCGCCCTCGCGGCCCTGGGCGCCGGATACCATTTGCTGCTCGAAAAGCCCATCGCGTCCACCCTGGCGGGCACCCTGCGGGTCGTGCAGGCGGCGCGAGAAGCGGGCACGCTCCTGATGCTGGGCTACGTGCTGCGCCACACGCCCTTCTTTCGCGCGGTGCGAGAGGTGGTCCGCTCGGGACGGCTGGGCGAAATCGTGAACGTCGAGTGGCGTGAGAACGTGCACGCCCTGCACTTCGCGCATTCCTACGTGCGCGGCAACTGGGCCAGGGAAGAGATCGCCAGCCCGATGCTGCTCGCCAAGGCCAGCCACGACCTCGACCTGCTGGGCTGGAGCACCGGCCTGCGGGTGGCGCGGCTCGCCAGCTTTGGTAATCTCAAGTTCTTCCGGCCCGAATACGCGCCGCCCGGTGCTCCACGGTATTGCCTCGATGGCTGCCCGGCCGCCCAGGCGTGTCCCTTTTACGCGCCCAAGACCTACCTGACCGGGCACGTCGGTTGGCCGACCAGCGTCATCAGCCCCGACCTCGGCCTCGAAGCGCGTGAAGACGCCCTGCGCACCGGTCCTTACGGGCGCTGCGTCTTTCAGGCAGGCAACGACGTGGTCGATCATCAGGTCATCAGCCTGGAGTTCGAAGGTGGAGCGAGCGGTTCGCTGACCGTGCACGGACACTCGGGCGTGGAGGGCCGCACGCTGCGCTTCGACGGGACACGCGCCACGCTGCGCGGCAGCTTCACGGGCGCACGCCAGGAACTGAACGTGCAGGACCACGACGCCGCGAGTTTTTACGGCGAGTCGCTTCCCGAAACCATTTCCCTGAAGGCCCCGGGTGGCATGGCGGGTGGCGGTCACGGTGGAGGAGACAGCGGACTGATGCAGGCCTTTGTCGCGGCCGTGCGTGGCGGTGAGATCGCGCCGCTCGATCTGGAAGTCGACAGTCATCTGCTCGCTTTTGCCGCAGAGAAAGCGCGCCGGAGCAGGCGGATTGTGGAGTTGGACGAGTTTAAGAACCAATGTGTGGAGGTATAA
- a CDS encoding ThuA domain-containing protein — protein MFDSLHPRSTGKTPGTTQKASGLLMLSLLLAGCGPQGNSAVANPPTSGSRPPVVDEPVICTPSGDLPRVSAATGTPGSNFDVLVFVKNSGCRLDAVKAGVKAIEQLGAENSFTVNATDDAGIFTEQGLAAYEAVVFLNTSGDVLNPDQQRVFEKFIRSGKGFVGVHAAAETELNWPWYGALVGAYFSGKPKVQTGNVQVVNRTHASTQGLPDSLSLNEGWHSFRELQGNVVPLLNLDESSVAEIPRMGAHHPVSWYQFYDNGRSFYTGLGHTSESYADASFRKHLLGGIKWAATGGQPGAVSWGIMEKAPIARWESQGLGAEGKLFVFGGDKNGVVPVEATAETYAFDPRSNSWSRLKDMPELVHHAGQALDGRTVWIAGGFVGSTGIGGGVSTTANVWKYDIASDTWTAGPKLPAPRGGGALVRLDRELHFFGGAIRTQKEYRDFPTHWVLNLDNQGAGWKENVQPYPNNVNHMAGAALNGKIYGVGGQKDSQETGGNTASVNVYDPKTGAWTPVSSMPRALAHVAASTFTRGGRLVVVAGVTNVGTGDGSKGGTDVANVIEYDPIDDKWRELSPLPAPRQSPVAAIVNGQIIVSGGDYLQQPYDTTWISK, from the coding sequence ATGTTTGACTCATTGCATCCCAGATCAACGGGCAAGACACCTGGTACCACACAGAAAGCAAGCGGCCTGTTGATGCTGAGCCTGCTGCTGGCCGGTTGTGGACCACAAGGAAATTCGGCGGTGGCCAATCCACCCACCAGTGGGAGTCGGCCTCCCGTGGTGGACGAGCCGGTGATCTGCACGCCCAGTGGTGACTTGCCCCGCGTCAGTGCAGCCACGGGAACGCCCGGGTCCAACTTCGATGTGCTGGTCTTCGTAAAGAACTCTGGCTGTCGCCTCGACGCTGTGAAAGCGGGCGTCAAGGCCATAGAGCAACTTGGCGCCGAAAACAGCTTCACGGTCAATGCGACCGATGACGCGGGCATCTTCACGGAGCAAGGTCTGGCCGCCTACGAAGCCGTCGTGTTCCTCAATACCAGTGGTGACGTGCTGAACCCCGACCAGCAACGGGTGTTCGAGAAGTTCATTCGCAGCGGGAAGGGATTTGTCGGCGTGCATGCGGCCGCGGAAACCGAACTCAATTGGCCCTGGTATGGCGCGCTGGTCGGTGCCTACTTCAGCGGCAAGCCCAAAGTTCAGACGGGCAACGTGCAGGTGGTCAACAGAACGCACGCTTCTACGCAGGGTTTGCCCGACTCGCTCAGCCTGAACGAGGGGTGGCACAGCTTCCGGGAACTGCAGGGCAACGTCGTGCCGCTGCTTAACCTCGACGAAAGCAGTGTGGCCGAGATTCCGCGCATGGGAGCGCACCATCCCGTGTCGTGGTACCAGTTTTACGACAATGGCCGCAGCTTCTACACCGGGCTTGGACACACGTCCGAGAGTTACGCCGACGCGAGCTTTCGCAAGCACCTGCTGGGCGGCATCAAGTGGGCGGCCACGGGCGGGCAGCCTGGCGCGGTCAGTTGGGGAATTATGGAGAAAGCGCCCATCGCACGCTGGGAGTCGCAGGGCCTTGGGGCAGAAGGCAAACTCTTCGTCTTTGGAGGAGACAAGAACGGTGTGGTGCCCGTCGAGGCGACCGCGGAAACCTATGCTTTTGATCCCAGAAGCAATTCCTGGAGCCGTCTGAAGGACATGCCCGAACTGGTCCACCACGCCGGTCAGGCGCTGGACGGCCGCACCGTGTGGATCGCCGGAGGATTTGTGGGCAGTACGGGCATCGGTGGTGGTGTTTCCACCACGGCTAACGTCTGGAAATATGATATTGCCAGCGACACCTGGACGGCTGGTCCGAAGCTTCCGGCACCTCGTGGCGGCGGCGCCCTTGTTCGGCTGGATCGCGAATTGCACTTCTTCGGCGGGGCCATTCGCACGCAAAAGGAGTACCGTGACTTTCCGACCCACTGGGTGCTTAACCTCGATAACCAGGGTGCGGGCTGGAAAGAAAACGTTCAGCCGTACCCGAACAACGTGAACCACATGGCGGGCGCGGCGCTGAATGGCAAGATCTACGGTGTCGGCGGGCAGAAGGACAGCCAGGAAACGGGCGGAAACACCGCAAGCGTCAATGTCTACGATCCCAAGACGGGCGCGTGGACGCCGGTGAGCTCCATGCCGCGTGCGCTGGCGCACGTGGCGGCCAGTACCTTTACACGTGGTGGACGGCTTGTCGTGGTGGCCGGCGTGACCAACGTGGGTACGGGTGACGGCTCCAAGGGCGGAACGGACGTGGCGAACGTTATCGAGTACGACCCTATCGACGACAAGTGGCGCGAACTATCCCCGCTGCCTGCGCCTCGCCAGTCACCCGTTGCGGCAATCGTGAACGGACAGATCATCGTTTCGGGCGGCGATTATCTGCAACAACCCTACGACACGACCTGGATCAGCAAGTAG
- the pruA gene encoding L-glutamate gamma-semialdehyde dehydrogenase, translating to MLKLPPYKNEPFTDFSLPENQSAYREALAYVRSTFGRTYPLVIGSERIETPEKIASVNPSKTSEVIGYTAKARIEDAEKALQVGWDAWQEWKNWSMDARARVLVKAAALLRRRKHQFSALLTLEAGKNWAEADGDTAEAIDFLEYYARQSMKYATAGETYDFPNEENRLQHIPLGVGVSISPWNFPLAIFAGMLAAPIVVGNCVIAKPAEDTGLIAAWIVDLLHEAGLPAGVLTFLPGLGEEVGDYLVKHPKTRFVTFTGSRQVGLMINENAAKVPRGQKWIKRVVLEMGGKDALIVDETADLEEAASAAVASAFGFSGQKCSAMSRLIVVDSVHDELVRRVVEKTKALKVGSGEENAHVTPVVNEESFEKVSRYIEMGKSEGKLLTGGGVDGSVGHFIEPTIFDDVQSGAKIAEEEIFGPVVAVLCARDFDHALELANDTEYGLTGGVFTKKRERIEKARMEFQVGNLYINRKITGALVGVQPFGGFNMSGTDSKAGGPNYLDYFLQLKTVAERF from the coding sequence ATGTTGAAACTGCCCCCCTACAAGAACGAACCTTTCACCGACTTCAGCCTGCCCGAAAACCAGAGTGCGTACCGCGAAGCGCTCGCCTACGTTCGCAGCACCTTCGGACGCACCTACCCCCTGGTGATCGGCAGCGAGCGCATCGAAACCCCGGAGAAGATCGCCAGCGTCAATCCCTCGAAGACGAGCGAGGTCATCGGCTACACCGCCAAGGCGCGCATCGAAGACGCCGAAAAGGCCCTGCAGGTCGGCTGGGACGCCTGGCAGGAATGGAAGAACTGGAGCATGGACGCCCGCGCACGCGTATTGGTCAAGGCTGCCGCGTTGCTGCGCCGCCGCAAGCACCAGTTCTCCGCGCTGCTGACCCTGGAGGCCGGCAAGAACTGGGCCGAAGCTGACGGTGACACTGCCGAGGCCATCGACTTCCTGGAGTACTACGCCCGCCAGAGCATGAAATACGCCACCGCCGGGGAAACCTACGATTTTCCCAACGAGGAAAACCGTCTGCAGCACATTCCCCTCGGCGTGGGGGTCAGCATCTCGCCATGGAATTTCCCGCTGGCGATCTTCGCGGGCATGCTGGCCGCTCCGATCGTGGTGGGCAACTGCGTGATCGCCAAGCCCGCCGAGGACACTGGCCTGATCGCCGCCTGGATCGTGGATCTGCTGCACGAAGCGGGCCTGCCTGCGGGCGTGCTGACCTTTTTGCCGGGCCTCGGTGAAGAAGTCGGTGATTACCTCGTCAAGCACCCCAAGACGCGTTTCGTGACCTTCACGGGGTCGCGTCAGGTGGGCCTGATGATCAACGAGAACGCCGCCAAGGTGCCGCGCGGTCAGAAGTGGATCAAGCGCGTGGTGCTGGAAATGGGCGGCAAGGACGCCCTGATCGTCGACGAAACCGCCGACCTCGAAGAAGCCGCTTCGGCGGCAGTGGCGAGCGCCTTTGGTTTCTCGGGTCAGAAGTGCAGCGCCATGAGCCGCCTGATCGTCGTGGACAGCGTGCATGACGAACTGGTCCGTCGCGTGGTCGAGAAGACCAAGGCGCTCAAGGTCGGCAGCGGCGAGGAAAATGCCCACGTCACCCCGGTGGTGAACGAGGAGAGTTTCGAGAAGGTCAGCCGCTACATCGAAATGGGCAAGAGCGAAGGCAAGCTGCTCACTGGCGGCGGTGTTGACGGCTCGGTGGGGCACTTTATCGAGCCGACCATTTTCGACGACGTGCAGAGCGGCGCCAAAATCGCCGAGGAAGAAATCTTCGGTCCGGTCGTGGCCGTACTGTGCGCCCGCGACTTCGACCACGCCCTCGAACTCGCCAACGACACCGAGTACGGCCTGACCGGCGGCGTCTTCACCAAAAAGCGCGAGCGCATCGAGAAAGCGCGCATGGAGTTTCAGGTCGGCAACCTCTACATCAACCGCAAGATCACCGGAGCACTCGTGGGGGTGCAGCCTTTCGGCGGCTTCAACATGAGCGGCACCGACAGCAAGGCCGGCGGCCCCAACTACCTGGATTACTTTTTGCAGCTCAAGACGGTCGCCGAGCGTTTCTGA
- a CDS encoding glycosyltransferase, whose product MNSSSQAPSRIAFFVDSLPMGGAEVVSLALVQGFVERGLAVDLVLGVRSGDLQDRIPPGVRVVELAGPLTPREVTFREETLRMVTSVPALARYLRRERPAVLIAAKSHANVTAIAAKRLSRSPTPVFITEHTYLTGELPSQEVARGTPKNRILRRTYPLANRIVTVSRGAADDLSAVAGIPRERIDVVYNPVILPGLPEKADAPIDHPWFRAGEPPVILGSGRFTTQKDFPTLVRAFAHLRAQREARLMILGDGPERAKVEALIAQLGLQDSAACIGFVSNPYPYLKNAAVFAYSSVWESFGLVLIEALALGTPVASTACGAPQEILQEGRLGRLAPVGNPEALAQALLVTLQEPSPTVTEQDLRPFTLDAVVQDYLDLMGVASPVTGELRSGRAPKVVGM is encoded by the coding sequence GTGAATTCCTCTTCTCAAGCCCCTTCCAGAATTGCCTTTTTCGTCGACTCGCTGCCCATGGGCGGGGCCGAGGTCGTGAGCCTGGCGCTCGTACAGGGCTTTGTCGAGCGTGGCCTCGCCGTTGACCTCGTTCTCGGCGTGCGCAGTGGTGATCTGCAAGACCGCATTCCCCCCGGCGTGCGCGTCGTCGAGCTGGCCGGTCCGCTCACCCCCCGTGAAGTCACTTTCCGGGAAGAAACGCTGCGGATGGTGACCAGCGTTCCCGCGCTCGCGCGTTATCTGCGGCGTGAGCGTCCGGCGGTGTTGATCGCTGCCAAATCGCACGCCAACGTCACCGCCATTGCCGCGAAACGTCTGTCGCGCAGCCCAACACCGGTTTTTATCACCGAGCACACCTACCTGACGGGCGAGCTGCCCTCGCAGGAAGTGGCCCGCGGCACGCCCAAGAACCGCATTCTGCGCCGCACCTATCCTCTGGCCAACCGGATCGTGACGGTATCACGCGGCGCGGCCGACGATCTCAGCGCCGTGGCTGGGATACCGCGTGAACGCATCGACGTGGTGTACAACCCGGTGATCTTGCCAGGGCTCCCCGAGAAGGCGGACGCTCCCATCGACCATCCGTGGTTTCGCGCCGGGGAGCCACCCGTCATTCTGGGCAGCGGGCGATTCACGACCCAAAAGGACTTTCCCACGCTGGTGCGTGCCTTTGCGCACCTTCGCGCGCAGCGGGAAGCGCGGCTGATGATCCTCGGGGACGGTCCCGAGCGGGCCAAAGTCGAAGCCCTGATTGCACAGCTGGGCCTGCAAGACAGTGCGGCCTGCATCGGGTTTGTGAGCAACCCGTATCCGTACCTGAAAAACGCGGCCGTGTTCGCCTACTCGTCGGTGTGGGAAAGCTTTGGCCTGGTGCTGATCGAGGCGCTGGCGTTGGGCACGCCCGTGGCATCCACCGCCTGCGGCGCGCCGCAGGAAATTTTGCAGGAGGGCCGGCTGGGCCGACTGGCGCCCGTGGGAAATCCCGAGGCGCTCGCGCAGGCGCTGCTGGTCACCCTGCAGGAACCCTCGCCCACGGTGACCGAACAGGACCTGCGTCCCTTCACGTTGGACGCAGTGGTGCAGGACTACCTCGATCTGATGGGGGTTGCTTCTCCCGTAACCGGCGAACTTCGCTCCGGACGCGCGCCCAAAGTGGTCGGCATGTAG
- a CDS encoding galactose oxidase-like domain-containing protein: protein MPRSIALSLLTGLLLSACGSLAPNPGTPGSPGNPGSPSKPGNPGNPSNPGSPTPGSTDPELLPAQDYEAGKNAFGTPPGDASSKGQWSRIIQNWPTLTIHTTLLPDGKVLTFGGNDYSDWQKYADQPSVRYNNKIDLWDPSHPDPASPAAHTDISFVGDALFCGGHTLLPDGRLLITGGDDLSKLEEPYSYEAGIAAVNIYDYRTKTWTKGKDMKEKRWYPTNLVLPDGDVLVMGGNRENNGDLSDLPEVFDPESGKWRALSGAVQKTEFYPWLFNLSDGRVINVGGGIPSQVASQTSTGIYDTAGAGKFTVYDRGDNRFRDYGTAVMFDTDKILVLGGGGDANKRFNPKVEPPTNSALVVTYDPNTKQASKGVPTGSMSVGRRHAVATLLPDGTVLVTGGTSGLGFSDYKTAVLTTELWNPSTGTFSQLAPMNVARVYHSTALLLPDASVLVSGGGAYSQQPSTGYNTYKNAQIFRPPYFFKGARPRIQSVSSAVLGYDQTFEVSTPDAGQIDKATLIRLGSVTHAFNMNQHSSSLNLVAQADGKLTLRSPANANLAPPGQYMLFILKNGVPSVSRIVTLK, encoded by the coding sequence ATGCCACGCTCAATTGCTCTTTCACTGCTTACAGGTCTGCTGCTGTCGGCTTGTGGCAGCCTGGCACCGAATCCGGGGACACCGGGCAGCCCCGGTAATCCCGGCAGCCCAAGCAAGCCAGGTAATCCAGGCAACCCAAGTAACCCTGGCAGCCCAACACCCGGGTCGACGGATCCAGAACTGCTGCCAGCCCAGGATTACGAAGCGGGCAAGAACGCGTTCGGCACGCCACCAGGCGACGCGAGCAGCAAAGGCCAATGGTCACGGATCATTCAGAACTGGCCGACGCTGACGATTCACACCACCCTGCTGCCCGACGGCAAGGTTCTCACCTTCGGCGGCAACGACTACAGCGACTGGCAAAAGTACGCCGATCAGCCGTCGGTGCGTTACAACAACAAAATCGATTTGTGGGACCCCAGCCATCCCGATCCGGCCTCGCCCGCGGCCCACACGGACATCTCCTTTGTCGGTGACGCCCTGTTCTGTGGTGGTCACACCCTACTGCCCGACGGACGCCTGCTGATCACCGGCGGAGACGATTTGTCCAAGCTCGAAGAACCCTACTCCTATGAGGCCGGCATCGCGGCGGTCAACATTTACGACTACCGCACCAAGACCTGGACCAAAGGCAAGGACATGAAGGAAAAGCGCTGGTACCCGACCAACCTGGTGTTGCCCGACGGGGACGTGCTGGTGATGGGGGGCAACCGCGAGAACAACGGTGACCTGAGCGACCTGCCCGAAGTGTTCGATCCGGAGAGCGGCAAGTGGCGCGCTCTGAGCGGGGCCGTTCAGAAAACCGAGTTTTACCCCTGGCTCTTCAACCTCTCCGACGGTCGCGTCATCAACGTCGGGGGGGGTATTCCTTCGCAGGTCGCTTCTCAGACCTCGACGGGAATCTATGACACTGCCGGTGCCGGCAAGTTCACAGTGTACGACCGTGGCGACAACCGCTTTCGCGATTACGGCACGGCGGTGATGTTCGACACCGACAAGATACTGGTGCTGGGTGGTGGAGGCGACGCCAACAAGCGCTTCAACCCCAAGGTGGAGCCCCCCACCAACAGCGCGCTGGTCGTTACCTACGACCCGAACACCAAACAGGCCAGCAAAGGCGTACCCACCGGCTCGATGAGCGTCGGTCGCCGCCACGCGGTCGCCACGCTGCTGCCTGACGGCACCGTGCTGGTCACCGGCGGCACCAGCGGTCTGGGCTTCTCCGATTACAAAACGGCCGTGCTGACCACCGAACTTTGGAACCCGTCCACGGGCACCTTCTCGCAGCTGGCCCCCATGAACGTCGCGCGGGTGTACCACTCTACCGCGCTGCTGCTGCCCGACGCCTCGGTGCTCGTGTCCGGCGGTGGGGCCTACAGTCAGCAGCCCTCCACGGGGTACAACACCTACAAAAACGCACAGATCTTCAGGCCGCCGTACTTCTTCAAGGGCGCGCGTCCCCGCATTCAAAGCGTCTCCAGCGCCGTGCTGGGGTACGATCAGACCTTCGAGGTAAGCACCCCCGATGCCGGTCAGATCGACAAGGCCACCCTGATTCGTCTGGGCTCGGTCACCCACGCCTTCAACATGAACCAACACAGCAGTTCCCTCAATCTGGTCGCTCAGGCCGACGGCAAGTTGACCCTGCGCTCCCCCGCCAATGCCAACCTCGCTCCTCCGGGTCAGTACATGCTCTTTATCCTCAAAAACGGCGTTCCCTCCGTTTCCCGCATCGTGACCCTCAAGTAG